In Toxoplasma gondii ME49 chromosome X, whole genome shotgun sequence, a single genomic region encodes these proteins:
- a CDS encoding Tyrosine kinase-like (TKL) protein (encoded by transcript TGME49_234970): MEDEGSSDALQPLLVLINPHTGQTLVPAASFPAPPPRSPYPVFPPAFVSSSARLSPAESGRLSKNSSVPALSPLQSASASSSLCPWKASTDIPVAAPGQAVWVLYHRPQSAYGGDASHSPRDPSATDAPSSSSPSTSSSSSSSSSPSSSSSPSSSSSSSSSSSSSSSSLYSFPLREGGSEKRGRGSPTRRPVLGSGDTSSSQSPPSSRPSSTLSSPCVSASSFVFRRSSSSSAAAPATAPAPTARQLLFSHQWRLNLCVLREAFNVSSLLSSSLPEARCVALACPVGSCPDARAPSENSAAGERATQQPPLSARRRARRGETARDADARDEDEEARVERLVRESRKRVAMKYAFLLNRQNVEEQEAPSKEAPEEDRDGSKSETALARHPNTNGKAETQGRQEEGEDQAWRGEEEGEEEEGEEEERDRREREKKQKADLYLRLEAWNWGARAKEHRELLRKVQAELDESLHQQQVALAETQGCTYRLPKLLWRALAEAKEYERLFQSFSLEEANKLYGRRDVFADWQIENQRLRRAFLAQLQHQNALLQRARAAPGSPRVVQLQGTLGPQPGEERAGSPGAHKEPLPCQDSDAKPRSGQERGRDKARRVVETACAKKRDRDREQDSEEAREGDGEERGEKGAKREKQDEEDALLDQLEAYREREIRLRRRQAHLRRGIERALHSLRSASSSSSALSPSSASASPSACIRRGGFAEVGGGGAVKKRKREGTEMLLRTLLASLDDSQSQGGDAESDVSSSSSPFAGGVSPSSRASFATQHQKEKSQGKRPRGTAPYLASAALRHSPRGEETAREQGKGDEDEEDGGDEEGEDGRGGDEEIHGRGAREEERGRERSEESNGRSDVGRPANGLRASSPSSLSPFSFPSSVALRRRKGQRDAEEAGSSEEQVSPAFALRGKRQREQSASGVCRRGALRRGSKETLEAPSEAARSASPRSRDAGGGAGEEGLCAARGGDNNRGGPRKARRHVREVPAVQDETAREAAAGVGGPRSRAETNDEHGRAKSGDGGVLTKGTHEREETEEEVEAEGEGRFVGSDSRDVPERAPDRLGKKEASDEEDDPHMMLMLMTDEDNRHSHSSSSCPLGASENGSRSTWGKTLLPAPSLPSSFASSFASSSALALSARPLAVARSQPSSERAPEVKTEDGGSASREVEGDERGAGVESGEETHLLGRDVARPLSKRKGRDKEREAVTETKPLGPRPANGDAPELHASPDFTASGEQGKREVLQVKHEEYNEPDRRRGCELSDKEGGQRREGEKAEKPDALSRDLPPLRDREASALGDVNDTRGEGSESGDKCRERKEESDESLTNGGGPSRTTDASNNQLARSESPVSSSGSASAAQEGQEGPRAPEETRGEEYLEDAVQVEHFGKYAALLKKWESVMGEPVPAQLLWLDETRPDRPVRPPSQDSYRDGSLFIECLHVESNFFRLLHRCFASCAGGGAAKGRGSLPDRLRVFRSQILEENAELHNMKKQLDASRYRLMKQTKLFLAQANSQFSNFHQLKRGYRLLNLLGKGGFAEVWEVFDPLTCDVLAAKLHVLSSVEKESARWHIVKRVQNEIEIHKDILPHPHIVEMKACFEMGNDVLASILEFCEGGDVDHFLKLSGPLRESLAAEWTRQILEALLYLKRQPVGVIHHLDIKPGNVLLQRGKCKLADFGLSRVIPREQGTHLAEGANGQALLWEGGGTLWYQPPECLIFQRQRQVKRACTSEDGRNLSPRKRALSRNPAPPGEPRAAPSTSPREPREASRRHEAKLRRGGEEDREEKQNLLALADKDLEAFFRALPVIRSVPLNDKIDIWAVGCILYEMLFNKRPFGPSPAQNTTDPTLALIRDAYRGPEFPGRATPSEASRQKRRKPRETFSLSDDRDKQLSPHSGDENEPSDACLDLLARLLWYDPSGRPTVEEALCHPFFVQHEEQSRRNEVLKDADPETAALFAELDASVHALERQTFTGAVDREDEEEERYLKEGLAGRPNL; encoded by the exons ATGGAGGACGAAGGGAGCAGCGACGCCCTCCAGCCCCTCCTCGTTCTGATCAACCCCCACACAG GTCAAACACTCGTTCCAGCTGCTTCCTTCCCTGCCCCTCCTCCTCGGTCGCCGTATCCAGTCTTCCCtcccgccttcgtctcctcttcagcgcgcctctctccagcgGAATCCGGGCGTCTCTCCAAAAATTCTTCggttcctgctctctctccgctgcagtctgcttctgcgtcttcttctctgtgcccGTGGAAGGCCTCGACAGACATCCCTGTCGCAGCTCCTGGTCAAGCTGTTTGGGTTCTCTACCACCGGCCTCAGTCCGCATATGGAGGAGACGCCTCTCATTCTCCTCGCGACCCCTCTGCAACCGAtgcaccttcttcttcctctccctctacttcctcttcttcctcttcctcctcctctccctcttcttcctcctctccctcttcttcctcctcgtcttcctcttcctcgtcgtcttcgtcttcttcgttgtaTAGCTTTCCTTTGAGGGAAGGtggaagcgagaaacgcggacgCGGCAGTCCGACTCGGCGTCCGGTGCTCGGTTCCGGAGATACGAGTTCCTCTCagtctccaccttcttcgcGACCGTCGTCgacgctttcttctccgtgtgtctctgcttcttccttcgtctttcgtcgctcgtcgtcctcttcagCGGCCGCGCCTGCGACGGCTCCTGCCCCGACGGCGCGGCAGCTTCTGTTCTCTCACCAGTGGCGTCTTAATCTCTGTGTTCTTCGAGAGGCTTTCAATGTGTCTtcacttctctcctcttcgcttccagaGGCTCGCTGTGTCGCACTCGCTTGCCCTGTGGGGTCATGTCCGGACGCAAGAGCTCCAAGCGAAAACTCTGCTgcgggagaaagagcgacccagcagcctcctctctccgcaaGAAGGAGGgccagaagaggagagacagcgcgagacgcagacgcacgggatgaggacgaggaggcgagagtggagagactgGTGCgagagtcgaggaagagagtggCGATGAAATACGCGTTTCTCTTGAACAGACAAAACGTCGAAGAGCAAGAAGCGCCTTCCAAAGAGGCGCccgaagaggacagagacggaaGCAAAAGTGAAACTGCGCTCGCGCGACACCCCAACACCAACGGCAAGGCGGAGACACAAGGCCgacaagaagagggagaagaccaagcatggagaggagaagaggagggagaagaagaagagggagaagaagaagagagggatcgcagagaaagagaaaagaaacagaaagcagaCTTGTATTTGAGACTTGAAGCTTGGAATTGGGGCGCTCGCGCAAAGGAACACCGAGAGCTTCTCCGCAAAGTCCAGGCAGAACTCGACGAATCTCTCCACCAGCAACAG GTTGCCTTGGCGGAGACTCAGGGGTGTACGTACCGACTGCCCAAGTTACTGTGGCGAGCGTTGGCTGAGGCGAAGGAATACGAAAGGCTTTTCCAGTCTTTTTCTTTGGAGGAGGCCAACAAACTCTACG GACGCCGAGATGTGTTTGCGGACTGGCAAATCGAGAACCAGCGCCTCCgtcgcgccttcctcgcccaGCTCCAGCACCAGAATGCGCTGCTGCAGCGGGCGCGCGCGGCGCCTGGCTCGCCGCGGGTGGTCCAGCTCCAGGGCACTCTGGGACCACAGCctggcgaagagagagcaggctCTCCTGGCGCCCACAAAGAGCCTTTGCCTTGTCAAGACTCAGACGCGAAGCCGCGTTCAGGGCaagagcgaggcagagacaaggCGAGACGCGTGGTCGAGACCGCCTGcgcgaaaaagcgagacagagacagagaacaagatagcgaggaagcgagggaaggagacggagaagaacgtggagagaagggagcgaagcgcgagaagcaagatgaagaagatgcCCTCCTCGATCAGTTGGAGGCTTACAG agagcgagagattCGCCTGCGACGCCGCCAGGCACACCTGCGCCGCGGCATCGAACGTGCACTTCactctcttcgctctgcttcgtcttcctcttccgctttgtctccctcgtcgGCTTCCGCTTcaccttctgcatgcatacgcCGTGGGGGTTTCGCGGAGGTCGGAGGAGGAGGtgcagtgaagaagaggaagcgagaaggtaCCGAGATGCTGCTTCGGACACTGCTAGCGAGCTTAGACGACTCTCAGTCTcaaggcggagacgcagagtcgGACGTCTCCAGCAgttcctcgcctttcgctggcggcgtctctccgtcttctcgcgcttctttcgcGACTCAGCACCAAAAGGAAAAATCCCAGGGAAAGAGGCCGAGAGGCACAGCGCCGTACCTCGCCTCCGCTGCACTGCGCCACTCCCCAcggggagaggagaccgcGAGAGAGCAGGGAAAAGGggatgaagacgaagaagacggaggcgacgaagaaggagaggacgggcgcggcggagacgaggagattCACGGTCGAGGtgcgagggaggaagagcgaggccgagagaggagcgaggaaAGCAACGGGCGGTCTGACGTCGGAAGACCCGCGAACGGCCTtcgtgcttcttctccctcttcgctttcgcctttctctttcccctcttctgtggcgttgagaagaagaaagggacaGCGAGACGCGGAGGAGGCAGGGAGCAGCGAGGAACAGGTTTCTCCAGCTTTCGCCttgcgaggaaagaggcaaAGGGAGCAGAGCGCGAGCGGAGTTTGCAGGCGGGGGGCCTTGCGGAGGGGAtcgaaggagacgctggagGCCCCCAGCGAAGCGGCCAGGAGCGCGTCGCCCaggagcagagacgcaggaggaggcgcgggagaagaaggacttTGCGCCGCCCGGGGAGGAGACAACAACAGAGGTGGCCCacgaaaggcgaggagacacgttCGCGAAGTGCCGGCGGTTCAGGACGAGAccgcgagagaagccgcggcAGGCGTTGGTGGGCCCCGTAGCcgagcagagacgaacgacGAGCACGGGCGCGCAAAAAGCGGAGACGGTGGCGTTCTGACCAAGGGGACgcacgaaagagaagagacagaagaagaagtcgaagcggaaggagaaggtCGTTTTGTGGGGAGCGACTCGCGAGACGTGCCGGAACGCGCTCCCGACAGGCTTGGTAAGAAAGAAGCgtctgacgaagaagacgatccGCATATGATGCTGATGTTGATGACTGACGAAGATAACCGGCACAGCCACAGCAGCAGCTCCTGTCCCTTGGGGGCCAGCGAGAACGGGTCGCGTTCGACCTGGGGCAAGACGCTTCTCCCGGCaccttctctgccctcgtcGTTTGCTtcgtccttcgcttcttcatctgctctcgctctctcggcgCGTCCCCTCGCCGTCGCGCGCTCGCAGCCGAGCAGCGAAAGAGCGCCGGAGGTGAAGACGGAAGACGGTGGCAGCGCGAGCAGGGAggtcgaaggagacgaacgcgGCGCAGGAGTGGAGTCTGGCGAAGAAACCCACCTCCTGGGAAGGGATGTCGCGAGGCCGCTGTCGAAACGAAAAGGgcgagacaaggagagagaagcggtgACCGAGACCAAGCCGCTTGGGCCTCGACCCGCGAATGGAGACGCACCGGAACTGCACGCGTCCCCAGACTTCACAGCAAGCGGAGAacagggaaaacgagaagtTTTGCAAGTGAAACACGAAGAATATAACGAGCCGGACAGGCGTCGCGGGTGTGAGCTATCCGACAAAGAAGGCGGACAGCgccgcgaaggcgagaaagccgagaaacCAGACGCCCTGTCGCGCGACCTCCCGCCGttacgagacagagaggccagCGCCTTGGGAGACGTGAATGATACCCGAGGAGAAGGCAGTGAAAGTGGAGACAAgtgccgagagagaaaagaggagagcgacgagtCTCTGACGAACGGTGGAGGCCCCAGCAGGACCACGGACGCGTCGAACAACCAACTCGCGCGCTCTGAGTCTCCGGTCTCCTCCTCAGGctccgcctctgccgccCAAGAGGGGCAAGAAGGCCCCCGAGCAcccgaagagacaagaggcgaAGAATACCTGGAAGACGCCGTGCAAGTCGAACACTTTGGGAAATACGCAGCCCTTCTGAAGAAATGGGAGTCCGTCATGGGAGAGCCTGTCCCTGCGCAGCTTCTCTGGCTCGATGAGACCAGGCCCGACCGACC GGTGCGCCCGCCGAGCCAAGATTCCTACAGAGACGGCAGCCTCTTCATCGAATGTCTGCATGTCGAG TCGAATTTCTTTCGCTTGCTGCACCGCTGCTTCGCCTCATgcgcaggcggcggcgcggcCAAGGGTCGCGGCTCTCTGCCCGACCGCCTGCGTGTCTTCAGGAGCCAAATTCTTGAG gaaaATGCGGAACTTCACAACATGAAGAAACAACTGGATGCGAGTCGCTACCGCTTGATGAAACAAACCAAACTTTTCCTTGCTCAG GCAAATTCTCAATTTAGCAATTTTCACCAGCTCAAGCGAGGCTATCGACTTCTGAATCTCCTCGGCAAAGGAGGCTTCGCAGAAGTTTGGGAG GTATTCGATCCTCTAACATGCGATGTCCTCGCCGCCAAGCTGCATGTCTTGTCGTCGgtcgagaaggagagcgcgCGGTGGCACATTGTGAAGCGCGTCCAGAATGAGATCGAAATCCATAAAGACATTCTTCCTCATCCCCAT ATCGTCGAAATGAAGGCATGTTTCGAGATGGGGAACGATGTACTGGCGAGCATTCTCGAGTTCTGTGAAG GAGGCGACGTGGACCATTTCCTGAAACTCTCTGGGCCCCTCCGGGAGTCTTTGGCGGCTGAGTGGACGCGCCAGATTCTGGA AGCGCTTCTGTACCTGAAAAGGCAGCCTGTCGGAGTGATTCACCATCTC GACATCAAGCCAGGAAACGTTCTGCTTCAGCGAGGGAAGTGCAAGCTGGCGGACTTTGGGCTTTCGCGCGTCATCCCGCGAGAACAAGGGACGCACCTCGCCGAGGGAGCGAACGGGCAGGCGCTTCTCTGGGAGGGCGGCGGAACGCTCTGGTACCAACCGCCGGAGTGTCTCATTTTCcagcggcagagacaggtgaaacgcgcatgcacttccGAGGACGGTCGAAACCTCTCTCCCAGGAAGCGGGCACTCTCGCGGAACCCGGCGCCGCCAGGCGAACCGAGAGCGGCTCCCTCCACTTCCCCTCGAGAGCCGAGGGAGGCTTCTCGGAGACACGAGGCCAAGCTGAGGAGGGGCGgcgaagaggacagagaagagaaacagaacctCCTCGCGCTCGCAGACAAAGACCTGGAAGCCTTCTTCCGCGCACTGCCGGTTATTCGATCAGTGCCGCTCAATGATAAG ATCGACATCTGGGCCGTCGGGTGCATCCTGTACGAAATGCTTTTCAACAA GCGCCCGTTCGGCCCCTCGCCCGCTCAAAATACAACAGACCCCACAC TTGCGCTCATTCGTGACGCTTACCGCGGTCCAGAGTTCCCAGGGCGCGCCACACCGAGTGAAGCGAGtcggcagaaaagaaggaaacccCGAGAGACTTTCAGTCTCAgcgacgacagagacaagcagcTGTCCCCGCACAGTGGAGATGAAAATGAGCCTTCTGACGCGTGCCTC